One Malus sylvestris chromosome 14, drMalSylv7.2, whole genome shotgun sequence DNA segment encodes these proteins:
- the LOC126600086 gene encoding LOB domain-containing protein 20-like produces MADQPVQGDNGTSEGRRKGTSSGGGGKRASMKAAVRTTTITSNAVGSGSGAAPCGACKFLRRKCISGCIFAPHFGSDQGAARFAAVHKVFGASNVSKLLLHIPLNRRHDAVVTITYEAQARLSDPVYGCVSTILALQQQVASLQGELAMVQTQLINSRFAIANALQITSQQQQQQQPEQQQMNMALMLQPAYSNNTSASTNLINMSSLTSNLDIDAAPSSQSFMEPLQLSRPSQDDEDDEEESRVPLLFANNRY; encoded by the exons ATGGCTGATCAGCCAGTACAAGGAGATAATGGCACGTCTGAGGGCCGAAGGAAGGGCACTTCCAGCGGCGGGGGAGGAAAGCGTGCTTCTATGAAGGCGGCAGTCAGAACGACAACAATAACTAGTAATGCAGTAGGTTCAGGTAGTGGTGCAGCTCCATGTGGGGCGTGCAAGTTTTTGAGGAGGAAGTGCATAAGCGGGTGCATATTCGCACCCCATTTCGGTTCAGACCAAGGAGCTGCACGCTTTGCCGCGGTGCACAAGGTGTTTGGGGCGAGCAATGTGTCGAAGCTTTTGTTGCACATTCCCTTGAACCGCCGGCATGACGCTGTCGTTACCATCACCTACGAGGCTCAAGCTAGGCTCTCCGACCCCGTTTACGGTTGTGTCTCCACCATACTTGCTTTGCAACAACAG GTTGCATCTTTGCAAGGCGAGCTAGCAATGGTGCAAACTCAGCTGATAAACAGCAGGTTTGCAATTGCAAATGCTCTCCAAATCACCtcgcagcagcagcaacagcaacAGCCCGAGCAGCAGCAAATGAACATGGCACTAATGCTACAGCCTGCTTACTCCAACAACACCTCCGCCTCCACTAACCTTATCAACATGAGCAGCTTGACCTCGAACTTGGACATCGACGCGGCGCCATCTTCACAGAGCTTCATGGAGCCTCTTCAGCTTTCGAGGCCATCccaagatgatgaagatgatgaggaAGAGAGTCGAGTTCCCCTCTTGTTCGCCAATAATCGATATTAG
- the LOC126600087 gene encoding probable zinc metalloprotease EGY1, chloroplastic isoform X2 encodes MGTLTGCTFSTLDFNLTLKTRRQIPRLPSPKKPRRKNSSCFLCGRASVNTQRICWVPRRNFDKLRCYSSSDSGDGDGESSSSSSGSSGNKSTDSTTATKAVTTTEVDEDKTRANDYDSEPPSVSSRVDSFKLMELLGPEKVDPADVKLIKKALFGYSTFWVTKEEPFGDLGEGILFLGNLRGKREEVFAKFQRLLAEVTGNKYNLFMVEEPNAEDLDPRGGPRVSFGLLRKEVSEPGPTTLWQYVIAFLLFLLTIGSSVELGIASQINKLPPEVVKYFTDPNAVDPPDMELLSPYVDSALPLAYGVLGVLLFHEVGHFLAAFPNKVKLSIPFFIPNITLGSFGAITQFKSILPDRSTKVDISLAGPFAGAALSLSMFAVGLLLSSNPNATGELVQVPSTLFQGSLLLGLISRATLGYASMHAATVPIHPLVIAGWCGLTTTAFNMLPVGCLDGGRAVQGAFGKNALVAFGLTTYTMLGLGVLGGPLSLPWGLYVLICQRTPEKPCLNDVTEVGTWRKTIVTAAVFLVVLTLLPVWDELAEELGIGLVSTF; translated from the exons ATGGGAACGCTCACCGGCTGCACTTTCAGCACCCTCGATTTCAACCTCACCCTCAAAACCCGCCGCCAAATTCCTAGACTGCCATCGCCCAAGAAACCCAGGAGGAAGAATTCTTCATGCTTCTTGTGCGGCAGAGCGAGTGTAAATACCCAGAGAATTTGTTGGGTTCCGCGTAGGAATTTTGATAAGCTTAGATGTTATAGTTCTAGCGATAGTGGTGACGGTGACGGAGAGagtagcagcagcagcagcgggAGTAGTGGTAATAAGTCAACCGACTCCACGACGGCGACGAAGGCGGTGACAACGACGGAAGTAGACGAAGATAAAACGCGCGCAAATGACTATGACTCTGAACCTCCATCGGTTTCTTCCAGG GTTGATTCTTTTAAACTGATGGAACTCCTTGGACCCGAGAAGGTTGATCCTGCTGATGTAAAGCTGATTAAGAAAGCACTTTTTGGTTATTCTACCTTTTGGGTGACCAAAGAGGAGCCTTTTGGAGACCTCGGTGAGGGCATTCTTTTCCTTGGGAATTTGAGgggaaagagagaagaggtaTTTGCCAAATTCCAACGTCTACTGGCTGAGGTCACGGGTAACAAGTACAACCTTTTTATGGTGGAGGAACCCAATGCAGAAGATCTAGATCCACGTGGTGGTCCACGTGTTAGCTTTGGCTTGCTGCGGAAAGAGGTCTCAGAACCAGGGCCAACCACACTTTGGCAATATGTAATTGCTTTCTTGTTATTCCTTCTAACAATTGGATCATCTGTGGAGTTAGGAATTGCATCTCAG ATAAATAAACTTCCGCCAGAGGTGGTGAAATACTTCACAGACCCAAATGCCGTTGACCCACCAGATATGGAGTTGCTATCCCCGTATGTAGATTCCGCTTTGCCCTTAGCATATGGTGTTCTGGGGGTTTTGCTGTTTCAT GAAGTTGGGCATTTTTTGGCTGCTTTCCCAAACAAAGTAAAACTTAGCATTCCTTTCTTCATTCCTAATATTACTCTTGGTAGCTTTGGCGCCATCACTCAG TTTAAATCCATTCTTCCTGATCGGAGCACAAAAGTCGACATATCACTGGCGGGTCCTTTTGCTGGTGCTGCGTTGTCATTGTCAATGTTTGCTGTTGGGCTGCTGCTCTCATCTAATCCCAATGCCACAGGAGAGTTGGTGCAGGTTCCGAGCACGCTGTTTCAAGGTTCTTTGCTTCTTGGACTCATCAGTAGAGCCACTCTTGGTTATGC ATCAATGCATGCTGCGACTGTTCCAATTCATCCTCTTGTGATTGCTGGCTG GTGTGGGTTGACAACAACAGCTTTTAATATGCTTCCAGTGGGCTGTCTTGACGGTGGAAGAGCTGTGCAG GGCGCTTTTGGAAAAAATGCGCTAGTTGCCTTTGGCTTGACGACATACACCATGCTTGGATTGGGAGTG CTTGGCGGACCTCTGTCACTTCCATGGGGACTCTACGTGCTCATATGCCAG AGGACTCCCGAGAAACCGTGTCTGAATGATGTAACAGAGGTTGGAACGTGGAGGAAAACAATTGTTACAGCGGCCGTGTTCCTTGTTGTACTCACACTTCTTCCTGTATGGGATGAGCTTGCCGAGGAGCTGGGTATAGGTCTTGTAAGCACATTTTGA
- the LOC126600087 gene encoding probable zinc metalloprotease EGY1, chloroplastic isoform X1: MGTLTGCTFSTLDFNLTLKTRRQIPRLPSPKKPRRKNSSCFLCGRASVNTQRICWVPRRNFDKLRCYSSSDSGDGDGESSSSSSGSSGNKSTDSTTATKAVTTTEVDEDKTRANDYDSEPPSVSSRPPTISPLGPAYNNFQVDSFKLMELLGPEKVDPADVKLIKKALFGYSTFWVTKEEPFGDLGEGILFLGNLRGKREEVFAKFQRLLAEVTGNKYNLFMVEEPNAEDLDPRGGPRVSFGLLRKEVSEPGPTTLWQYVIAFLLFLLTIGSSVELGIASQINKLPPEVVKYFTDPNAVDPPDMELLSPYVDSALPLAYGVLGVLLFHEVGHFLAAFPNKVKLSIPFFIPNITLGSFGAITQFKSILPDRSTKVDISLAGPFAGAALSLSMFAVGLLLSSNPNATGELVQVPSTLFQGSLLLGLISRATLGYASMHAATVPIHPLVIAGWCGLTTTAFNMLPVGCLDGGRAVQGAFGKNALVAFGLTTYTMLGLGVLGGPLSLPWGLYVLICQRTPEKPCLNDVTEVGTWRKTIVTAAVFLVVLTLLPVWDELAEELGIGLVSTF, translated from the exons ATGGGAACGCTCACCGGCTGCACTTTCAGCACCCTCGATTTCAACCTCACCCTCAAAACCCGCCGCCAAATTCCTAGACTGCCATCGCCCAAGAAACCCAGGAGGAAGAATTCTTCATGCTTCTTGTGCGGCAGAGCGAGTGTAAATACCCAGAGAATTTGTTGGGTTCCGCGTAGGAATTTTGATAAGCTTAGATGTTATAGTTCTAGCGATAGTGGTGACGGTGACGGAGAGagtagcagcagcagcagcgggAGTAGTGGTAATAAGTCAACCGACTCCACGACGGCGACGAAGGCGGTGACAACGACGGAAGTAGACGAAGATAAAACGCGCGCAAATGACTATGACTCTGAACCTCCATCGGTTTCTTCCAGG CCGCCAACTATATCACCACTTGGGCCTGCGTACAATAATTTCCAGGTTGATTCTTTTAAACTGATGGAACTCCTTGGACCCGAGAAGGTTGATCCTGCTGATGTAAAGCTGATTAAGAAAGCACTTTTTGGTTATTCTACCTTTTGGGTGACCAAAGAGGAGCCTTTTGGAGACCTCGGTGAGGGCATTCTTTTCCTTGGGAATTTGAGgggaaagagagaagaggtaTTTGCCAAATTCCAACGTCTACTGGCTGAGGTCACGGGTAACAAGTACAACCTTTTTATGGTGGAGGAACCCAATGCAGAAGATCTAGATCCACGTGGTGGTCCACGTGTTAGCTTTGGCTTGCTGCGGAAAGAGGTCTCAGAACCAGGGCCAACCACACTTTGGCAATATGTAATTGCTTTCTTGTTATTCCTTCTAACAATTGGATCATCTGTGGAGTTAGGAATTGCATCTCAG ATAAATAAACTTCCGCCAGAGGTGGTGAAATACTTCACAGACCCAAATGCCGTTGACCCACCAGATATGGAGTTGCTATCCCCGTATGTAGATTCCGCTTTGCCCTTAGCATATGGTGTTCTGGGGGTTTTGCTGTTTCAT GAAGTTGGGCATTTTTTGGCTGCTTTCCCAAACAAAGTAAAACTTAGCATTCCTTTCTTCATTCCTAATATTACTCTTGGTAGCTTTGGCGCCATCACTCAG TTTAAATCCATTCTTCCTGATCGGAGCACAAAAGTCGACATATCACTGGCGGGTCCTTTTGCTGGTGCTGCGTTGTCATTGTCAATGTTTGCTGTTGGGCTGCTGCTCTCATCTAATCCCAATGCCACAGGAGAGTTGGTGCAGGTTCCGAGCACGCTGTTTCAAGGTTCTTTGCTTCTTGGACTCATCAGTAGAGCCACTCTTGGTTATGC ATCAATGCATGCTGCGACTGTTCCAATTCATCCTCTTGTGATTGCTGGCTG GTGTGGGTTGACAACAACAGCTTTTAATATGCTTCCAGTGGGCTGTCTTGACGGTGGAAGAGCTGTGCAG GGCGCTTTTGGAAAAAATGCGCTAGTTGCCTTTGGCTTGACGACATACACCATGCTTGGATTGGGAGTG CTTGGCGGACCTCTGTCACTTCCATGGGGACTCTACGTGCTCATATGCCAG AGGACTCCCGAGAAACCGTGTCTGAATGATGTAACAGAGGTTGGAACGTGGAGGAAAACAATTGTTACAGCGGCCGTGTTCCTTGTTGTACTCACACTTCTTCCTGTATGGGATGAGCTTGCCGAGGAGCTGGGTATAGGTCTTGTAAGCACATTTTGA
- the LOC126600088 gene encoding uncharacterized protein LOC126600088, giving the protein MGSSPSSATLFLLFAFCLSLPTLSPATDLKGVDIENPVLEVIPAPLSEHSDVPGSKDVLFCERARVSGVSRLKLGSYASSLKITLSTSLGILESLHSKIQVCFHRNNTLGLCLCEEDDWKNLQKGLWSSVMSPYDEKYVDVKFIGKIPGSVTITVEEDFQRWRLVCLALGFTFLLLAPIVSSWVPFYYSSSMIIGVFLVIIIILFQGMKLLPTGRKNVLYLTIYGSVLGAGSFLVHQFSLMVNSILLNFGLSEEMHNPVSIFLLVGIILAGAALGYWIVRKFVVSNDGTVDVGIAQFVKWAMRIIGTTSILQSTLDTPLAMGALVSYWIICKFITSLKRHLKSHQSGAGSGSLWLQKGKQVKGRQSRPEFLSRSSPQEKSWNSRKSLSAWSDSPVKGVMTPSSRAPNQQEYYSTFHKVQNRKKFTKKEWDDFTHESTRQALAEWAASPEVPNWLIEHADRIQLLPSESSDETVGSASDSTDENVVGSTD; this is encoded by the exons ATGGGCTCTTCTCCCTCCTCCGCcactctcttcctcctcttcgcTTTCTGTCTCTCTCTTCCGACCCTCTCACCTGCCACCGACCTCAAAG GTGTTGATATTGAAAACCCAGTACTAGAAGTCATCCCGGCACCTCTTTCCGAGCACTCAGATGTGCCTGGTTCTAAAGATGTTTTATTCTGTGAACGGGCACGAGTTTCTGGGGTATCAAGGTTAAAACTTGGGAGTTATGCAAGTTCACTTAAGATCACTTTGTCTACATCTCTTGGAATCCTAGAGAGCTTGCATAGCAAAATTCAAGTCTGTTTTCATAG GAATAATACGCTTGGATTATGTCTGtgcgaagaggatgattggaaAAATCTTCAGAAAGGGTTATGGAGCTCTGTCATGTCGCCTTACGATGAAAAATATGTCGATGTCAAGTTCATTGGCAAAATACCTGGCTCTGTCACCATAACTGTTGAAGAAG ATTTTCAGAGATGGCGCCTTGTGTGTCTGGCTTTGGGATTCACATTTCTATTGTTGGCACCAATTGTCAGCAGTTGGGTACCTTTTTATTATAGCAGTTCAATGATTATAGGAGTATTTCTGGTCATTATAATCATTCTCTTCCAG GGAATGAAGCTGTTGCCAACTGGAAGGAAAAATGTCCTCTATCTTACCATATATGGATCAGTG CTTGGAGCAGGATCTTTCCTTGTTCATCAGTTTTCACTGATGGtaaattcaattcttttgaaTTTTGGGCTAAGTGAGGAGATGCATAACCCA GTCTCTATATTTTTACTAGTGGGAATTATCCTTGCGGGAGCTGCATTAGGGTACTGGATTGTGAGGAAGTTTGTTGTCTCAAATGATGGGACAGTAGATGTTGGTATAGCACAATTTGTCAAGTGGGCTATGCGTATCATTGGAACCACCTCCATCTTGCAG AGCACACTTGATACTCCTTTAGCAATGGGTGCTTTGGTTTCTTACTGGATTATCTGCAAGTTCATTACTTCTCTGAAACGGCATCTCAAATC TCATCAGTCGGGTGCTGGGAGTGGGAGTCTTTGGCTGCAGAAGGGAAAACAGGTCAAGGGTAGACAAAGTCGTCCAGAATTTCTTAGCAGGTCTAGCCCACAAGAAAAGAGTTGGAACAGCCGAAAGAGTCTATCTGCTTGGTCTGACTCTCCTGTTAAAG GTGTCATGACCCCATCCTCCAGGGCACCTAATCAACAGGAGTACTATTCAACCTTCCACAAGGTGCAGAACCGAAAGAAGTTCACAAAAAAAGAGTGGGATGATTTCACACACGAATCAACCCGCCAAGCTCTAGCAGAATGGGCAGCATCTCCTGAAGTCCCTAATTGGCTCATCGAGCATGCTGACCGCATACAGCTCCTTCCAAGCGAGAGTTCAGATGAAACTGTGGGAAGCGCATCAGATTCTACAGAT